Proteins co-encoded in one Stomoxys calcitrans chromosome 5, idStoCalc2.1, whole genome shotgun sequence genomic window:
- the LOC106085286 gene encoding uncharacterized protein LOC106085286, protein MKLIYISVVTLVVTVICVGVAEADLKSDLREFVDLAPRNRIGYIAARRYIVDYQYRAALKYLQSSRFARTWLGIRNSTEFHDLLGFLQAHGVSLEALQDVTGVIDKLPNQLREFHIPSKVPVSVMMQRNLESFMREVIQVLPRARYSGLMARKVKENGDFARLYRAVRQQEFKQMLTKAQTSPNLMAHWLEMRANYVEVNSLVQVAYEVISWGP, encoded by the exons atgaaattaatttacATATCCGTTGTCACATTGGTTGTGACTGTCATTTGTGTGGGTGTTGCTGAAGCTGATTTGAAATCAGATTTGCGTGAATTTGTCGACTTAGCGCCCCGCAATCGCATCGGCTACATTGCAGCTCGTCGCTACATTGTGGACTATCAGTATCGCGCAGCTCTAAAGTATTTGCAAAGTTCAAGATTCGCCAGGACATGGCTTGGCATACGCAACTCAACGGAATTTCACGATTTATTGGGATTTTTGCAAGCGCATGGCGTATCGCTGGAAGCGCTGCAGGATGTGACGGGCGTCATTGATAAATTGCCAAATCAATTGCGCGAATTCCACATACCATCGAAAGTGCCCGTCTCCGTGATGATGCAAAGGAATTTGGAGTCGTTTATGCGCGAAGTTATTCAGGTGCTGCCACGTGCACGTTATTCCGGCTTAATGGCGCGTAAAGTAAAGGAGAACGGTGATTTTGCACGACTCTACCGCGCTGTGCGACAGCAGGAATTCAAGCAGATGCTCACCAAAGCCCAG ACTTCACCTAATCTGATGGCCCATTGGTTGGAGATGAGAGCGAATTATGTGGAAGTGAATAGTCTGGTGCAAGTGGCATATGAGGTTATATCCTGGGGACCTTAA